The genomic segment AGCAGTCTATTGACGATATATGCACGATTTTAAATCTCAGGAATAGCGCCGTCAAAACCCGGCTACACAGAGCTAGAACACGATTAAAAAAACTCTTAATATAAATTTGCACGCGATGTCTGAAAACGAGTACAACGAAAATATGCTTTGGAAGTTTGTCGATGGCAATCTTTCCGAACAACAAAAAAGCGATTTGTTACAGGAATGCGCTGTTAATAGAACTTTGGCCGATAAACTGGAGGAGATCAAATCCGCCCATTCCCGGTTGAAACATTTGATGGAGGAATCTATTATCCCCGGTCCTCAATTGACTACCGCCGTTATGTCAGAGATAAATAAATTTGAAATGGCAAAAACGGAATCTGATAGAAGATATAGCTCGATTATTATCATGGCCACTTTTCTGATACTTATCGCGTGTCTAAGCATTCCGCTCTATTATTGCATCACAATAGCAACTTATAAGGATAATCTTTTAGCCATCCTCAGCAATGAAATTTTTTTGAGCTCCATTCCAATTGTACTGGTTTTCATCGCTGCGCTTTTTGTCTCTTCCAAGATCAGGCTGACCCTGTTGAAAGACGGTATGATGCGTAATTTTTAGACGGAACGTTTGCTCTTGACCAGTAGCATCCAAAGGAAGTTATCAATAAGACGCGACTGAAAGGTGGTTTTAGATGATGTAATAATATTCTTAAATAAAGCAAACTCAAAGTTGAACATTACGCTTTTAAAGTCTGGCTCGATGTCCTCCTATAAAAAAATCGGATTAGATGTTTGATTTGCTTATTTTTGGAGTATGAAAGCATTTCGTCTAGATAGGTCGGCATTCAAAGCCCATAGTGCAGAAGATGCAGCAAAACATGCGAAATATTATGCGGATTTAAGTTGGCAACTGCGGCTCGAAATAGCATTTTATTTAAATAGCGTTGCGTATAATTTTCCAATTGATAGTCTCCCTAAAGTGGATAGAAGTAAATTTAAAGTTTCTTCGATAGGCTAATCAAGAACTTTTCATGGCAAATATTTTTAACGAAGATTTCAGGGATTTTGTTACAGCGTTAAATAAAAACGAAGTACGATATACTATCTAGGCATAATGTCAGGCCAATTGTAAAAAGAAGGAAAAAATCTGATAAAACCCAGATCTTCACATCTAAAAAGAAAGGTTGAAAGGACACAACAAACAGATAAAGTGGAAGCCGAAGACCAAGGCATTTTTACGCCTCGATCCAGATTTTAGAGATGAGGAGGCCAAGCGGGAGTTGTTGAATAGTCTCAACCGTGCGTGTATCTCGTTTCTGACGAAGTGGAGGGATTCTACGTCTTATTCTGCCTTTTTCGAGCATTTGTGAATAATCGGTTTAAATATAACTCGTTTAGACAATATTATAAGTTATGAGATATTATAGCATTAAATTCATTTATTATCTAACGTTAAATTGTTGCCTCTTAATTAGTTGTAATAGTTCAGCTTTAGCACAAAATAAGGTTCATTTTAGGAACAAACAGATAACAAAAAACATTGCAAAGCTATTTGAGAACTATCCTGATGTTAATGGTTTGCAAATTAACTTTCGGAATGATACCGCGGAATCAATTTATATACTTGGGAAAAATGAGGACAATATATTAAAAGGGTCAAAATATGAGACTTATTATTCCCTCAAATATTCTGGCGATCTGTTTTTTTTGAAAAGGAAATTTCCGATGATAGACGAATTTGTGCGAAGCAATAGATTGGCCGACAATATTAAAGTACATGAGAGGGAAAGAAATTTTGTTTTAGTCGTAGAACCATCGTCCACTTCGATCAAACCGCTTTCGGATACAGGACCGGTTTTTTGTGGTTTCCGACACTCATCTTTACTGAGATTTGTGAAAAGGTTAAATGCTAATTATAAAGAAACAATTGTTCCCGCAGGTGATTCTATTCTGATTCTTCAGGCTATTGTAAACAGAGATGGCAGTCTTGGCAAAAAGATGCTATTGCATGGAAATGAAGACGATAAATTATATCGCTATATATGCGCTAATTATCAGGACTATAATCAAGAAAACAAAGCTAATTTAAATACTAAAGGATTGTTTTTGCCATATCTCTCAGGAGGAACTCCTTTAACCAGCATCATAGAGATTTTTGTGCGCTTAAATCCGGACAGGACATTTAGTGTCAGTGGGAGTGGTAGAGAAAGAAAGCTTCGCATGAAGGATTATAAAGAAGATCCGAACGCTCCTCTGCAGATATATTAATAATGTTATGAAATACAGGATCTTCGGAGGGCAACTCACTTTTGGCCATGACTATGGCCTCTTTGGGTGGATCAAATGGAGTAACACATATTGCGATGCCTGAGAGATACAAATCAGACTGCCATCGGTCAGCTATGAGACAGAAGTTGATGGGATGAAACTTTAAGAATTGAAGTCATGAAAAAAAATATAACAATTTTGTTTTTGTTATTACTAGTTTTTGGTTTTTTTATAGAAAACGGTTGTGCCCAATCCGCTTTTAAAGATTCTTCGGATGAAAAGAAGTTACAGGCAATTTTCAATACTTATAAAAATATTGATTCCTTAAATATGGTGTTTTTTAATAATATTCCATCACTTCTTTATGTCGACGAACCATTGGAGGCCGAACTAGCCTACACGGGAAATAAAAAGAAGCTAACAATATATTACCTGAATTTTGAGGGCGATCAATTTTGGCTAAGGAACAAATATAATCTTCTATACGATTTTGTTTCTCAGAAGGACTTTATTTCTAAAGTTGAGCATCCCGGACAAGGTAAAGAGTTCAGAATATTGCTGACTCGCAGAGGCTCTAAAGTTGTTGATAGAGCCTACAGTTCTGCTTCCGGCCCGGGCGCATTCCTCAATCCTCAGAGAAAGCAGCATTTCATCGACCTGCTCAACAAAAATTATTTGAGCAAAAATGAAGCTGTCACTGACTCCATATTGATTATACAGTTTGCCACGACACGGGATGGCACCTTAGCCCAGCACGAAATTCTCTATGGGCACAAAGAATCACCGCTCTACAAAAACTTCTTTAAGACATACGCTGAATTTAATTCCAGATTGCCTAAAGAGCGATATCCTGCTACCAAAGGTCTCGTCCTGCCAAAGATGCAAAATGGAGAAAGAGTCGGTCTGATTGATTTTTTTATCCGGCTTAATCCGGATCGAACATTTACCGTTTCGGCACAGGGAAACGATAGAGATTTAAAAATTAAGGATTTCAAAAACGATCCCGAAAATCCGCTTTTCCTGTAGATTGTTGATTAATGCGAAAGAAGAAAGGATCAAGCAGATCGATTTTGAAAGTTTACATCTTTCATTTATGTTAACAGTTGCGATTTGATCAACTCTTTTATCCAACTTCCCCAGCCGAATAGGGGAAGCTTTTTTTTGTACCGCAGAAACCTGTATCGCTGTAGTAAAAGAAGATTTTTGAAAATTGTTTATATTCGTTACTGTTTATTTATCAGACAGATATAATAAAATATTAAGGTGGGACAACTTAAAAACAGATCTATGTGGCAGTATTATTTAATCCTTGGCTTAGGATTAGTTTTCCTTTTACTTGCAATATTTAGCTTCCGCAATACAATGGCATTTTTAAAAAATGGCGCTAAAGCTACAGCAACAGTAACCGATCTTCACAGCTATGAATCCGAAGGCGAAGTATTTGCACCGGTATTCACCTTTCGGACAAAAGACAACCAATTAATTACATTTGAATTGGCAGAAGGAAATGATCCTCCGGCCTGGAAGATAGGGGAAACGACCACTGTAATTTATGATCCCCACGATCCCTCAAAAGTATCGCTATATGGTTATTTTCGGATTTTTATTTGGACTATAGTTTCGCTTTCAATAGCTTTTCCATTAATAGTAACTGGTGGTGGCTATTTTATCGCTTCGAGATTTATCCTTTAAGGGCCACTTCCAAGAATTATAACACACGGGGTATCTACAATGAGGCAGCCATTAAATTCGAGGCCAGCCTTAATATCGTAGGGAGACGAAGTAATGATTATCTTAGCTTTTATAGTGAAAGGGTAGAGGGATCAGATCTACTGTCAGATTTATCAACTAACCTGAGCAAAAGTAACTATGAAGTGCAGGCTTGGACCAATCGTTTGACTTATATGAAAGAAACCAAGAAATCGAGCAAGCTGAACTATCAAATCGCGCTAGGGTTGGAACATTATTTTTTAAATCGTCAGGATCATGCCTCCGGGATAGATGTAAGCAATCATATCATTAAAACCAGTTTGCCCTTGGGATTGACTGTAAGGCGGAATTATGAGGAAAAATGGGTGATCAACTTTAACCCCAATATTCAGATTCCTGTCTCCGGTAAACTGACCTATTCAGAAAATGCTTTGAATAACTTCATCCGGGACGTTATCTTTTGGGACTATAACTATTTGAATACATCCAACTATGGTGCTGATTTTAGCGTTGAATTTATATCAAAACGTATTGTTAAAGATTACAACCTGGGTGTTTTTGGTGGATGGAAGTATCAACGAGGGAAGGTGAGTGGATATTTGAACCGACAACAGTACGAAATAGGTATGAGGATGTATCTCTAAATCACCCGTCATTTATAGAAAACGCGAATCAGAATTTAATTAAAAGCACCAAATATCTACTCCTTAGGTCAGATACGATTGAATAAAACCATTTTTAAGGGTCTCGTTCTTAAAAACAATCCGATGGTAGCGGAAAGTTATTCTCGTTTCTAAACTATTGCATCTTTTGATAATAGCTTTATTTCAGAACCTTACATTGGGGGTTATGATACACCGGGAAATTACAAGAATTTGCGATAAAGCACAACTCATTAGCTTTCGAATGCAATGACTGAGCCAGCTCAATCATATCTTCATTGGCTACAGTTACAACTGGGTTTAGTGATACCTCTGTAAAAGCTCCGCTGCCTTCCGCTGTTTCTTGCATGGTTCCGGTAGCCTCTTCAACATAATCAATGACTACGACACCATTTACAGAGCAAAGATGTAGGTACCAAAGCATGTGACAAGATGATAACGAGGCTACCAATAGTTCCTCGGGATTGTAGCGAGATTTATTCCCTCTAAATGAAGGATCTGAAGACGAAAGCAATACTGGTTTTCCTTTCGCATTTATTTCGTGGTCTCTACTGTAAGCGTTGTAACTGGAAGTCCCTGAACCTAAGTTTCCCGTCCAAATCAGGTTCAGTTTATAGTGGTGTTTTTTGCTCATTGTTTACTTTATTTTGTACTGCTCTAATTTGGGTTCTATCATTATATGAAGGTAGCAAATTTCCGAGTTCATTAAATAATATCTGTCCTATTCACTTCTCGGATCAGCTTTCAGTGGCATCTTTCCACAGCGGATGACTTCGATCGACGGGCAGCCGTATTCCAGGATAACCTTTCCTTCGACAAGGTAGATCCCTGTGCCACGCAGCGGATATTTGGGTAGCGTCTGTGGGAAATGGACCGTGTCAAAAAATCGTCCTTCGACGTCCAGAAACGTGCCGAACTTCATCAGGTCGCCCCGCTTGGTCTTTACAAACTTTTCGCAGACAAAGTCGCCGACGATGCGGATGATCTTTCCTTCGTGCTGCGCCAGATCTCTGGCCAGTACGTCGCCGCGGTAATCACTTTTGGTCAGATCGAAAAGCGTTCCGGTCACACAGAATCCGATGAGCTCGATCTCATCATAATAGTCCTCCAGAATATTTTCCTCCAATGGCGGTAGGACAGGCATCCGTGATTCCGTCTCAAATAAAGCCTGGCCGGCCATCGCCGGTTTATGCTTACTCATCAGCAGGTGCGCCTCCCACAGCAGTTGTTTTTTTCCCGATCCTGTAAACCGAAGGGCACCCACGCGTATCAGGATGACGACCTGTTCCAGACCTGCAGAAGTACGTCGGATAAAATCTTCCAGTCCAAGAAAATCTCCATGTTGTTCCCGCTCCGCAATAATGCGCATAGCCAGATTGTTTTCCAGATTCAGCAGACAGTCAAAACCCAGAAAGATATCTTTGCCCCGGATCGATGTGTTGAAAGCAGAGCGATTAACGCAGGGCAGGCAGATGTTGCCTCCGGCAATCCGCGCCTCGTTCACATAAACTTTACGATTGTAGAATCCGCCGTAATTGTTCAGCACCGCCACCATAAATTCCAACGGATAATAGGTCTTGAGAAAGAGACTCTGATAGCTCTCCACGGCAAAGGAAGCGCTATGAGCTTTATTGAAACTATAGCCTGCAAAGGATTCCATCTGCCGCCAGATTTCGCGGCTGATGTTGTCGTCATAACCCTTAGCACGACAGTTGGAAAAGAACTTGCTCTCGATCTCGATCAGGTGATCCTTGCTGCGGTATTTGCCCGACATCATTCTGCGCAGCACATCGGCATCCGCCATATCCAGACCACCATAGGCATTTGCTATTTTCATCACGTCCTCCTGGTATACCATCACGCCGTAGGTTTCTTCCAGTTGCTCCTTAAATACAGGGTGGGGGTAGACCACGCTACTGGGGTCGTGGTGGCGTTTGATAAATTCACCCATCATGCCTGAACTGGCCACACCGGGACGTATTATGGAGGAAGCCGCCACCAGCGTGAGATAATCATCACATCGCAGTTTGGTCAGCAGCTGCCGCATAGCGGGACTCTCGATATAAAAACAGCCAATTGTATTCGCTGATCTTAGCTGTGCAGCAATGTTGGGGTCTTTAAAGAACCGCTTGGGACTGTTCGTATCGATCACAACACCAAGATTTTCCCGCACGATGGTACGGCAGTCTTTAATATGCCCTATACCACGTTGAGACAGAATATCGAATTTTTCAAAACCGATATCCTCGGCAACATACATATCGAACTGCACCGTCGGTAGTCCTTTGGGCGGATGGTCCATGGCAGAGTAACAGGTCAGAGGCTGCTCCGAAATGAGCACACCGCTGGCATGGATCGTCCGCTGGTTAGGGAAATCCGTCATACGGTTGTATACCGACAGGATGGTATTTGTTACCTCATTTTTGTTGAGCATATGCTCGGGTTCGTGTACCAGGCGGTCGATCTCAGCTTTGGGCAGGCCATACACTTTACCGAGCTCACGAAGGATACTCCGCGAGCGGAAGGTGCTCATGGCGCCCATCAGGGCCGTATGTCCGGTCTGATAACGCTTAAAGATGTAATCATACATCTCATCCCGTTCATTCCAGCTGAAATCCACGTCAAAGTCGGGAGGGCTTTTCCGTTTGGGGTTCAGGAAGCGCTCAAACGGAAGGTTCAGCTCAATAGGATCCACATCCGTAATACCCAGACAATAAGCGACAGCAGAATTCGCTCCCGATCCCCGGCCTACATAATGAAAGTCCTTTCCCCGGGCATAACGGCAGATATCGTCCGTGATCAGGAAGTAACTGGAAAACCGCAGGTTTTCGATAATCTCCAGTTCACG from the Sphingobacterium thalpophilum genome contains:
- a CDS encoding OsmC family protein, which gives rise to MSKKHHYKLNLIWTGNLGSGTSSYNAYSRDHEINAKGKPVLLSSSDPSFRGNKSRYNPEELLVASLSSCHMLWYLHLCSVNGVVVIDYVEEATGTMQETAEGSGAFTEVSLNPVVTVANEDMIELAQSLHSKANELCFIANSCNFPVYHNPQCKVLK
- a CDS encoding DNA polymerase III subunit alpha, coding for MLLNLHSYYSLRYGTLSIKDLINGMMAGGYDTAVLTDINNSTGSLDFVRQGREAGLNILTGMEFRQGNSLCFVAIARNENGFREINEYRTMLNRENRPVAERAPEFKDVFVIYPFRRVNQFALKDFEYIGIRPGERHRVQLMGPTVLERCVILAPVSFRKADYTLHRQLRAIDNNILFSQLGPEQIAPEDEVFVPKARLMRMYMDIPQLLANTHRLLGQCSFSFDFTSVKNKETFTGNRYNDKELLHKYCMDGFNRRYGKNDKAASERIRRELEIIENLRFSSYFLITDDICRYARGKDFHYVGRGSGANSAVAYCLGITDVDPIELNLPFERFLNPKRKSPPDFDVDFSWNERDEMYDYIFKRYQTGHTALMGAMSTFRSRSILRELGKVYGLPKAEIDRLVHEPEHMLNKNEVTNTILSVYNRMTDFPNQRTIHASGVLISEQPLTCYSAMDHPPKGLPTVQFDMYVAEDIGFEKFDILSQRGIGHIKDCRTIVRENLGVVIDTNSPKRFFKDPNIAAQLRSANTIGCFYIESPAMRQLLTKLRCDDYLTLVAASSIIRPGVASSGMMGEFIKRHHDPSSVVYPHPVFKEQLEETYGVMVYQEDVMKIANAYGGLDMADADVLRRMMSGKYRSKDHLIEIESKFFSNCRAKGYDDNISREIWRQMESFAGYSFNKAHSASFAVESYQSLFLKTYYPLEFMVAVLNNYGGFYNRKVYVNEARIAGGNICLPCVNRSAFNTSIRGKDIFLGFDCLLNLENNLAMRIIAEREQHGDFLGLEDFIRRTSAGLEQVVILIRVGALRFTGSGKKQLLWEAHLLMSKHKPAMAGQALFETESRMPVLPPLEENILEDYYDEIELIGFCVTGTLFDLTKSDYRGDVLARDLAQHEGKIIRIVGDFVCEKFVKTKRGDLMKFGTFLDVEGRFFDTVHFPQTLPKYPLRGTGIYLVEGKVILEYGCPSIEVIRCGKMPLKADPRSE
- a CDS encoding DUF6850 family outer membrane beta-barrel protein, producing the protein MDYSFAFNSFSINSNWWWLFYRFEIYPLRATSKNYNTRGIYNEAAIKFEASLNIVGRRSNDYLSFYSERVEGSDLLSDLSTNLSKSNYEVQAWTNRLTYMKETKKSSKLNYQIALGLEHYFLNRQDHASGIDVSNHIIKTSLPLGLTVRRNYEEKWVINFNPNIQIPVSGKLTYSENALNNFIRDVIFWDYNYLNTSNYGADFSVEFISKRIVKDYNLGVFGGWKYQRGKVSGYLNRQQYEIGMRMYL
- a CDS encoding DUF3592 domain-containing protein, producing MWQYYLILGLGLVFLLLAIFSFRNTMAFLKNGAKATATVTDLHSYESEGEVFAPVFTFRTKDNQLITFELAEGNDPPAWKIGETTTVIYDPHDPSKVSLYGYFRIFIWTIVSLSIAFPLIVTGGGYFIASRFIL